The following coding sequences are from one Candidatus Bathyarchaeota archaeon window:
- a CDS encoding adenosylhomocysteinase, with protein MASFKIKKASLAPQGSLLIEWASMHMPVLNQVKQRFQREKPLVDIMMGACLHVTKETGVLIETLVAGGADVALCGSNPLSTQDEVAAALAEKGINVYAWRGETTKEYYWCVNQVIDRTPQITLDDGADLVSMVHIKRKEALKNVKGGTEETTTGVMRLRAMEKTGVLKYPIMAVNDAYTKHLFDNRYGTGQSTIDGILRATNILLAGKNFVVCGYGWCGRGLAFRARGMGANVIVTEVNPTRALEAVMDGFRVTAMDEASKMGAIFVTATGDLNVIRKEHMLKMKNGAILANSGHFNVEINISDLESISSSKRTIRPNLEEYALQNGRRLYLLAEGRLVNLAAAEGHPSEVMDMSFANQALCVEHLVKKGKMEPKVYMVPKEIDELVASLKLKAMNVKIDELTEEQKKYIAGWEAGTI; from the coding sequence ATGGCAAGCTTCAAAATTAAAAAAGCCAGCCTAGCCCCACAAGGAAGCCTACTTATCGAATGGGCCTCCATGCACATGCCAGTTTTAAACCAAGTCAAACAACGATTTCAACGAGAAAAACCGCTTGTAGACATTATGATGGGCGCATGTCTACACGTAACAAAAGAAACCGGAGTGCTCATAGAAACACTCGTGGCAGGAGGAGCGGACGTTGCGCTGTGCGGATCCAACCCGCTCTCAACCCAAGACGAGGTAGCCGCGGCTCTTGCAGAAAAAGGAATAAACGTGTACGCGTGGCGCGGCGAAACCACCAAAGAATACTACTGGTGCGTCAACCAAGTCATCGACCGCACACCGCAAATCACGTTGGACGACGGCGCCGACCTCGTAAGCATGGTGCATATAAAAAGAAAAGAAGCCTTAAAAAACGTCAAAGGAGGCACAGAGGAAACAACCACAGGGGTCATGCGGCTACGGGCCATGGAAAAAACAGGCGTCCTCAAATACCCAATTATGGCTGTAAACGACGCATACACGAAACACTTGTTCGACAATCGCTACGGTACAGGACAGAGCACCATAGATGGAATACTCCGCGCCACAAACATCTTGTTGGCTGGGAAAAACTTTGTCGTATGCGGCTACGGATGGTGCGGTCGAGGGCTAGCCTTCCGGGCTAGGGGCATGGGCGCAAACGTGATCGTCACCGAGGTGAATCCGACTAGAGCTCTTGAGGCGGTCATGGATGGCTTCCGCGTAACAGCTATGGATGAGGCGTCTAAGATGGGTGCCATCTTCGTAACCGCCACGGGAGACCTCAACGTCATCAGAAAAGAACATATGCTCAAGATGAAAAATGGTGCCATCCTCGCCAACAGCGGACACTTCAACGTGGAAATCAACATATCAGACCTGGAAAGTATTTCATCTTCAAAACGAACCATCCGCCCAAACCTCGAGGAATATGCCCTTCAAAACGGGCGGAGACTCTATCTACTAGCTGAAGGAAGACTCGTAAATCTCGCAGCGGCAGAAGGTCACCCATCCGAAGTGATGGATATGTCTTTTGCAAACCAAGCCTTATGCGTTGAACATTTAGTGAAAAAGGGGAAGATGGAACCGAAGGTTTACATGGTGCCTAAAGAAATTGATGAACTCGTAGCCAGCCTTAAATTGAAAGCGATGAATGTGAAGATTGATGAACTTACAGAAGAACAAAAGAAGTATATCGCCGGTTGGGAAGCTGGAACCATCTGA
- a CDS encoding transcriptional regulator codes for MVSKDQTIGWLICLVCVVIAVLYTVTLVWPVWIWWASAEVVQMWLVGVPVYIALVAVLVIGAWIGWTMATTPPPKPIEEIEVEEKPAEEKEEKK; via the coding sequence ATGGTTAGTAAGGATCAAACTATTGGTTGGCTAATTTGCCTAGTTTGCGTGGTCATTGCAGTCTTATATACCGTAACACTAGTCTGGCCAGTGTGGATATGGTGGGCAAGCGCTGAAGTAGTTCAAATGTGGTTGGTTGGAGTTCCCGTCTATATAGCACTCGTTGCCGTACTAGTCATTGGCGCTTGGATCGGATGGACTATGGCTACAACACCGCCTCCTAAGCCTATTGAGGAGATCGAAGTCGAAGAAAAGCCAGCTGAAGAAAAGGAAGAGAAGAAGTAG
- a CDS encoding inositol-3-phosphate synthase → MFMSKIKVALVGVGNCASAIVQGVHYYKDAEKEEEAVGLKNLFLGSYHPRDIEFVSAFDIETRKIGKDLSEAIFSPPNNTLKLVDVPKLDVPVLKGPVLDGVGDSVKDIIKIADSPEVDVAQKLKENNAEMIISLLPSGAIKASRWYAEEALEAGCAFINATPVFIASDAAWSKRFDEAGLPLVGDDLVDQVGATALHKTLLRLLADRGVSISETYQLDVGGGTESLNTLERTREVKRIVKTKAVETALPYKTSIIAGSTDYVDFLQNRRDSYFWIKGLYFGRVPMQLDMRLNTVDGPNAGSVMYDVIRGVKIALDRGLAGPLLSVSAYAFKHPPQMMRLEEAERMFKKFIVG, encoded by the coding sequence ATGTTCATGTCTAAGATCAAGGTTGCGTTAGTCGGAGTTGGAAACTGCGCGTCAGCCATAGTTCAAGGAGTCCATTACTACAAAGACGCTGAAAAAGAGGAAGAAGCTGTAGGACTGAAAAACCTCTTTCTCGGAAGCTATCACCCACGAGACATCGAGTTCGTCTCCGCATTCGACATCGAAACTAGAAAAATTGGAAAAGACCTGTCAGAAGCCATTTTTTCCCCACCTAACAACACCTTAAAACTCGTTGATGTCCCAAAATTGGATGTGCCAGTTTTGAAAGGTCCTGTTTTGGATGGTGTAGGCGATTCTGTAAAAGACATCATCAAGATAGCCGACTCCCCAGAGGTTGATGTAGCCCAGAAGCTTAAGGAAAACAATGCAGAGATGATCATTAGTCTCCTTCCAAGCGGGGCGATAAAAGCTTCAAGATGGTATGCCGAGGAAGCACTTGAGGCAGGATGCGCCTTCATAAACGCTACGCCTGTTTTTATTGCCAGCGACGCCGCGTGGAGTAAACGCTTCGATGAAGCAGGACTGCCCCTTGTAGGCGACGACTTGGTAGATCAGGTGGGCGCCACGGCGCTCCATAAGACTCTCCTGAGATTGTTGGCTGACCGAGGTGTTTCAATCTCTGAAACTTATCAGCTCGATGTGGGTGGAGGCACAGAATCTCTTAACACGCTTGAAAGAACAAGAGAAGTAAAAAGGATTGTGAAGACTAAAGCGGTTGAAACAGCCTTGCCATACAAGACTTCTATCATAGCTGGGTCTACTGACTACGTTGATTTCTTGCAGAATCGGCGAGACAGCTATTTCTGGATTAAAGGATTATATTTTGGAAGAGTTCCTATGCAACTTGACATGAGGCTTAACACTGTTGACGGTCCTAACGCTGGCTCTGTAATGTACGATGTCATTCGGGGAGTCAAAATTGCCCTTGACCGAGGATTGGCTGGCCCTCTCTTAAGCGTTTCAGCTTACGCCTTCAAGCATCCCCCACAAATGATGCGGCTGGAAGAAGCTGAACGAATGTTTAAAAAATTCATTGTTGGATAA